GCAATAGGCTCGCCGTTTGCTGGATTGATGCTATCAAAGGTTTCACCAGACGTAGCGTTCACTGCTGCGCCGTCAATATATAACGAGTTCATTTCCATTTGAGATTCTGACTTGATTGTTGTTATTAGACTCTGTTGGTCTTGTTTGAATGTTAGTTGTAAGTATTGGTCGTTCTAGTGCTGCTCTATGACAAAACCGCGGTCTACTTAGTGTCACACGAATAGAACGTCAGTTGTTTATCAAGGTAATCATTGATGATGGCTTTGGCTTTCTTAGCATCAATACCATCAGGGTTTAACGTACCTCTTAGCCATAATCCATCAATCATAGAAGCAATCCCGTGAGCAACGAGATCCGCTTGTTCATGATCCAAAATACCTTTTAATTCAAGGCGTAAATGCGAGAGTAAACGTATTTCATTCACGCGCTGTAATCGTTTTAACTGTTCGTCATGCATGGAGTAAGACCAAAACGCCAACCACGCCTTCGCGACCTTATTCTCGGCTTGATAGCCTTCGAAGTTGCCATCGATGATCGCATTGATCCTCTGTTGGTGAGCATCAACAGGAAGGGCTTTTAATGAGGTGGTGATGGTATTGGACAGTTGGCGAAGGATTTCACGCATGGTCTCTTCGAGCAGGCCGTGCTTGCCACCAAAATAGTGATTAATGATGCCGGTAGAGACTCCCGCTTCTTTGCTGATCAACGCAATACTCGCGGCATGTAAACCCACTCGATCGATCACAGCCATAGTGGCTTGAACAAGCTGTGGTTTACGTATATCAGGCATCCCAACCTTCGGCATTTCTCAGTCCTTTTATTTTTTATTGAACGTTCAGTTAAATATAAAATGACAGAAATTTAGTTAGGGTTCAAATGATTATTTAAAACAAACCGTTAACAAAACAACACCAACCAAACAACAATCACAATAAAAACAAACACTTAATATTCATTTAGAGCACTAATCAAATTCATTAAAAGTTTGAACTATGATGGTTATGGCTCAACAGATATTGATTAAAACGCCTAAGTTTCAAGCAGAAGAGGAGGTGGGCTTACTAAATGAGAAAGCCCTCTTTTCGGCTCTATTTTTCTTTGGAATAAAGGAAGGGAAAGCAGGTGAAAAATAAAAGTACCCAAATATTTGGGTACTTTAAATTGGAAATACTATCACTAATATCGCTCGATATTTTATCGAGAAGCGACACGTTACTGGAAAGCCAAATGGTAACTATTGCTCGGCTGATCGAGTGTGATCATCCAGCTCTGTTCTTGCTCCTTACTACTCATTGGCACCCAACGAGCATAGATCTGCTCCCAGTTGCCATTGACTTCTAACTCTACGACATCGGTGTGTGTTGGATAAACGGTTGTGATTCGAGAAGTAGGCTCCGCAACAACATCACCATTACTCATGACAAATGCTGACTCAGAGTACAAATGAAGAGCCCCTGCCGTCGTTCCCGTGTAGTCCATCGACAAACTGATCTTCTCACCGATATCGAATGAGAAGCCAACAGGCGCCACAATGTCAGACGTACTGATCGCGGCTGGTTGGATTGCTGACGCAGGCAGTTGAGCAGGTGTTGGAGACGGTGTCGTATCTGGAGTCTGTGCAGGTGATGCACTCGTGTTACCACCGCCACCTCCTCCACCGCCGCCACAAGCACTGACTATGAGTGAGAAGGATGTCATGGTGATTAATTTGCTGATCTTATTCATGGTGCTCTCCTACTCATCCGTCGCTGATATAACTTTGTTAGTGGTCGGTGCTTTATACCATTCACCATCAGTTTCACCGCTGCTGGTTACCCATGTAGGGAATGACGTATAGGCATCACTGATATCAACCAGTTCTACAGGGTGATCCCATTCGTCTCGAATATTAATAACCCATGGCATGTTATTGCTGGTTTTGAACGACTCAGAGCCTGAAGAGCTATCATCATGACTGTTGAACAAGGTGTCATTCATATCACTTGTACCTGAAAACTCTTTTAAGTGAGTTTGCCACGTCATACCCGGTGGGGTCGTAACGAAGTCACCGTGATAAGTACCATCAGCTCCAAAGATAAACGAGTCATAAGGTGGGTAACCTATATCATCACGTGATACTGGTGTAGTAAATTCCACGTACAGTTGGTAGTTAAGCACGTCTGCGTTTTGTACCCCAGAACACGCACTTTGGGTTCGGTAGAAAACACAGCTTTCTGTTAGTTCACCTAAGTTTTCCAGATCCTCTCTTAGATTTTCTGACACCATCAAAATCGTCTCACTGTCTCCCGCTTGTAAAATCGTGTGACCAACAGCGACGCCGTTACGAGTCAGTGTGGTAGACGCTACATTCGCAGGCAAGACATTCGGCAACTTCACAGCATAACCATTCGAATAGCCTGCACCCATCGCTTGAAGCGTGTAATCTACGGTCAAATTTTTGAGTTCTCGTTGACCGTTAAGCAGCTCCGTGACTTGATAACGCCAAACCACATCATTGAAGTCGTAGTCACCTTTTAGCGGCCAGTTATCCTCAAAGGCAATTGTTGCGTAGCTATTCGAACTTGGGTAGACGGTTGTCACTGTCACATCTTCATTGTTCTCTTGGACAAGAACCTCATATTTCGAGTCTGTTGTACCATCTTCGTTAACCCCATCAACCGCAGAAAACGGAGTCACGTCAACCGTGAAGATCAAGTCGTTGAAATCATTATCTCCACTAGGTCGGTAGATATCTTCAAAACCAAGTACCAAGAACTCATTCTCGGTATCAAGGAAAGCAACATTGTGTCTTCTATTTTCAGCAGTCGCCTCTGGGTTCAACGCAGGGTAGCTGTAGAAAGGCGTTCCCCAACCGCCAAGCCAAGGGATGTTGTTATAAGATCCTTCCCAGCCCCAACCATTCGAAATGATAAAGAAGGCCAATGTTTGACCCGCGGTGAGTTGGACATTGAGATCGATGGTATCCCCTTCTTGCATTTCCCCAACATCAGCAACGGATGTATTAGGAAACACCACAACGTGTGCGTTGATGTCATCTTTAGTTGCAGGTGGGTTGTCGGTATCATAAACAAAGTAACCGAGGGTATTTCGGTAACCGGCTCCTTCGTTGAGGAACGTCAAAGATACAGTGGCGTATTCCGCGCCATTTAGTTCATCGTCAATATCAATACTTGAATAACGCTCAGGAGCAATGAATGCACTATTGACCGTACTCCCTTCAGGCAGCATCGAGTAAACGTTAGTTAAAACATCTTGCGGAAGTGACTCTGATATTGAATAGGTATTGTTGGGTTTACCTTTTGCAGAATAGTTAGAAGCATCCGCTCCAGATTCAAATGTAAGATCTGCGGTTGTCAACGCCATCGCAACACATGGCACCAAGCAACTCGGCAGTATGACTGAATTCCAATTTCTCATTCTGTTCCCTCTCTTCACCAGCCTTAAACGTGTAAAGAGAAATAGAGCAAGTATAGTGCCGAAAAATAAAGCAATATTTAACAATAACTTACATTGAAACCTGTCGCTTTTCTCAATTTGAGAATGAAGTTGAAATGGAAAAAACAAACACAAAAAAGGTTGATAATGACAAAGCCACTATCAACCTTTAGCAATCGGTGGAGAACGCTCAGTTGTCGTCCCTAAACTTACTCAATACGGGTAATGAAACTGTATTTATCAGAGTCCGCTTTCGTCATCCAATGCTCACCAGACGCTGGGGCTGAATTTAGGGTAAACATATAAAAAGCGATCCCTTTGTCTCCCATCACCTTGTTAAAGTAAGTCGCTTGGCTGCGATGGCTCTCATTAGTGTAAGGAAATTCTTTCGCGGTTTTATCTCCCTCAGCCCAACTATGTACACCAAGCTGCTTATTCTGTTCAATAGCTTTACTGGTGTCCGCACGTTGCAAAATACGTGGGTAACCCGCTGCGAATAAGTCCGTACCACCCGAGAAAACCGAACCTCTTGGAGTCACGATGGTTGTCATTTTATTGCTATGGATCATGCGCCCGGTGTACATGTTAATTTCATCATCGGCACTCCCGCCAATATGATTATCGAACTTTAATGTCATTTCGCGACCTTGAGATAACTTCACAATGTCAAACAGCTGAGAATAGGTTGATACGCCTAACGTGGAGTCAATGCGCTCACCAACAGCAGGCTTATTTAAGCGCTCTCGGTAAAAAGCATTAAAAGCGAACGAGGTAGTGATCGTGACTTTGTTATCTTGTAGAGAGCGGGTTAGAACCGTAGAGCCTAGCGTCGTCACGTAATCTAACGCTTCAGTATAGAACTCAAATTCAATGGGCCGTTTTCTATCACTGGTTGTCGTTTGGATTAACGTGGTTTC
The window above is part of the Vibrio chagasii genome. Proteins encoded here:
- a CDS encoding alpha/beta hydrolase — protein: MKYYRNALLALPLIFLAGCHSGSNTMKKQLPQPKADYVFSSAKLGKLYQDREELQEAFTLNYDGVQYEKVMFAEDISGQKKVIRLVDRLGQTIDMYFPDAGVDTCGIYKEGGFYDEFDCNAAQRSVSNETTLIQTTTSDRKRPIEFEFYTEALDYVTTLGSTVLTRSLQDNKVTITTSFAFNAFYRERLNKPAVGERIDSTLGVSTYSQLFDIVKLSQGREMTLKFDNHIGGSADDEINMYTGRMIHSNKMTTIVTPRGSVFSGGTDLFAAGYPRILQRADTSKAIEQNKQLGVHSWAEGDKTAKEFPYTNESHRSQATYFNKVMGDKGIAFYMFTLNSAPASGEHWMTKADSDKYSFITRIE
- the betI gene encoding transcriptional regulator BetI, coding for MPKVGMPDIRKPQLVQATMAVIDRVGLHAASIALISKEAGVSTGIINHYFGGKHGLLEETMREILRQLSNTITTSLKALPVDAHQQRINAIIDGNFEGYQAENKVAKAWLAFWSYSMHDEQLKRLQRVNEIRLLSHLRLELKGILDHEQADLVAHGIASMIDGLWLRGTLNPDGIDAKKAKAIINDYLDKQLTFYSCDTK
- a CDS encoding LruC domain-containing protein, which codes for MRNWNSVILPSCLVPCVAMALTTADLTFESGADASNYSAKGKPNNTYSISESLPQDVLTNVYSMLPEGSTVNSAFIAPERYSSIDIDDELNGAEYATVSLTFLNEGAGYRNTLGYFVYDTDNPPATKDDINAHVVVFPNTSVADVGEMQEGDTIDLNVQLTAGQTLAFFIISNGWGWEGSYNNIPWLGGWGTPFYSYPALNPEATAENRRHNVAFLDTENEFLVLGFEDIYRPSGDNDFNDLIFTVDVTPFSAVDGVNEDGTTDSKYEVLVQENNEDVTVTTVYPSSNSYATIAFEDNWPLKGDYDFNDVVWRYQVTELLNGQRELKNLTVDYTLQAMGAGYSNGYAVKLPNVLPANVASTTLTRNGVAVGHTILQAGDSETILMVSENLREDLENLGELTESCVFYRTQSACSGVQNADVLNYQLYVEFTTPVSRDDIGYPPYDSFIFGADGTYHGDFVTTPPGMTWQTHLKEFSGTSDMNDTLFNSHDDSSSGSESFKTSNNMPWVINIRDEWDHPVELVDISDAYTSFPTWVTSSGETDGEWYKAPTTNKVISATDE